One window of Candidatus Polarisedimenticolia bacterium genomic DNA carries:
- the hemW gene encoding radical SAM family heme chaperone HemW — MASSDPLGLYLHVPFCTSHCTYCDFFTQSYPGTEGVRGFASALAAEIGASAAALGMRGARVDTVYVGGGTPSLLAPPDLEAILGAAASAFRIEAHAEITIEANPESVTQEKLVAFRSLGVNRLSLGVQSFQERILETLGRAHSPQDAVRAVEAARGAGFASVSLDLMLALPGQDAANLREDLRTALDLAPDHLSAYLLEMDKETALRSRIERGDLRPPTEDEAADLYEITAETLAGAGLQHYEISSFARHGARCRHNLKYWTDRPFLGCGPSAWSYLAGRRFRVARNLEAYLESARQGVPPVWEEDPVSPRMRLAEAIFAGLRLMEGIDVEPVSRAHGIDDPLRGARPRLEELEAAGVLERRGTRLRLTSRGYSVANEVFAAFLE; from the coding sequence TTGGCGTCATCTGATCCTCTCGGCCTCTACCTCCACGTCCCCTTCTGCACCTCCCACTGCACCTATTGCGACTTCTTCACGCAATCCTATCCGGGGACAGAGGGAGTCCGAGGTTTCGCCTCCGCGCTCGCCGCCGAGATCGGAGCCAGCGCCGCCGCCCTCGGGATGCGCGGGGCTCGCGTGGACACCGTCTACGTCGGAGGGGGGACCCCCTCGCTCCTCGCGCCGCCGGATCTGGAGGCGATTCTCGGCGCCGCCGCCTCCGCCTTCCGGATCGAGGCGCACGCGGAGATCACGATCGAAGCGAACCCCGAGAGTGTCACCCAGGAAAAGCTTGTGGCGTTCCGCTCCCTCGGGGTCAACCGCCTGAGCCTGGGGGTGCAGAGCTTTCAGGAGAGGATCCTGGAAACGCTGGGGCGGGCCCATTCCCCGCAGGACGCGGTGCGTGCCGTGGAGGCGGCGCGGGGCGCCGGATTTGCGAGCGTCAGCCTCGACCTCATGCTGGCGCTGCCGGGGCAGGACGCCGCCAATCTGCGCGAGGATCTGCGCACCGCCCTCGATCTGGCGCCGGATCACCTCTCGGCCTACCTCCTGGAAATGGACAAGGAGACGGCGTTGAGGTCGCGCATCGAGAGAGGCGATCTCAGGCCTCCCACCGAGGACGAAGCCGCCGATCTCTACGAGATCACCGCCGAGACCCTGGCGGGGGCCGGCCTGCAGCATTACGAGATTTCCAGCTTCGCGCGGCACGGCGCCCGCTGCCGGCACAACCTGAAATACTGGACCGACCGCCCTTTCCTGGGATGCGGACCGTCGGCCTGGTCGTACCTCGCCGGCCGGCGCTTCCGGGTGGCGCGCAACCTGGAGGCCTACCTGGAATCGGCCCGACAAGGCGTCCCGCCGGTCTGGGAGGAGGATCCCGTTTCTCCGCGGATGCGGCTCGCCGAGGCGATCTTCGCGGGCTTGCGCCTGATGGAGGGGATCGACGTCGAACCGGTGAGCCGGGCCCACGGCATCGACGATCCGCTGCGCGGCGCCCGGCCGAGGCTCGAAGAGCTCGAAGCGGCGGGAGTCCTGGAGCGCCGCGGAACCCGGCTGCGGCTCACGTCCCGCGGCTATTCCGTCGCCAACGAGGTTTTCGCCGCCTTCCTGGAATGA